In Candidatus Fusobacterium pullicola, the following are encoded in one genomic region:
- a CDS encoding cobyric acid synthase has translation MHKKIMIQGTGSSVGKSIITAGLCRIFVQDGYRVSPFKSQNMALNSYVDIEGLEMGRAQVVQAEAAKERARAFMNPILLKPNSDNNSQIIIEGKPIQNSEAKEYFSNSKYWKEVALRNYKKIEKEFDIGVLEGGGSPAEINLREYDCVNMGMAELVDAPVILVGNIEIGGVFASLYGTIALLEERDRKRIKGIIINKFRGDLELLKPGIDMLMDRLKRERIDIKFLGVVPHMEIEIEEEDTLAKKINKFNSNKGEIKISVIRTDKMSNYTDFDVLSHYSDVALNYIFSKDELGEEDIIILPGSKNTISDLEKLKDNGIYDKIKELYNKGTCIVGICGGFQMLGREIRDPFNIEGDKISTKGFEILDMITTMEKMKCTQQSENRIVGDLNGTILAGCENIVVKGYEIHQGVTNGNEKNLIESENLLFVAKENLFATYIHGIFDNDKFTRTFLNNIRERKGLKLLEEKFSFYEFKEGEYDKLATTLRENLNIEEIYKIMRVEK, from the coding sequence ATGCATAAGAAAATTATGATACAAGGCACTGGTTCATCTGTTGGAAAATCTATAATAACAGCAGGTTTATGTAGAATATTTGTTCAAGATGGCTATAGAGTTTCACCTTTTAAGTCACAGAATATGGCTCTAAATTCTTACGTAGATATAGAGGGATTAGAGATGGGAAGAGCCCAAGTAGTACAAGCTGAAGCAGCAAAAGAGAGAGCAAGGGCTTTTATGAATCCAATATTGTTAAAACCAAATTCAGATAATAACTCACAGATTATAATTGAAGGAAAACCAATTCAAAATAGTGAAGCAAAGGAGTATTTTTCAAATTCAAAATATTGGAAAGAGGTTGCATTAAGAAATTATAAAAAGATTGAGAAAGAATTTGATATAGGGGTATTAGAAGGTGGAGGAAGTCCAGCTGAGATAAATTTGAGAGAATATGATTGTGTTAATATGGGGATGGCAGAATTAGTTGATGCACCAGTAATTTTAGTAGGAAATATAGAGATAGGTGGAGTTTTTGCTTCTTTATATGGAACAATAGCCTTACTAGAAGAGAGAGATAGAAAAAGAATAAAAGGGATTATTATTAATAAGTTTAGAGGGGACTTAGAACTTTTAAAGCCAGGAATAGATATGTTAATGGACAGATTAAAGAGAGAGAGGATAGATATAAAATTTTTAGGAGTAGTTCCTCATATGGAGATAGAGATTGAGGAAGAGGATACTCTAGCAAAAAAAATAAATAAATTTAATTCAAATAAAGGGGAGATTAAAATTAGTGTAATTAGAACAGATAAAATGTCTAATTATACTGACTTTGATGTCTTAAGTCACTATTCAGATGTTGCATTAAATTATATTTTTTCAAAAGATGAGCTGGGAGAAGAGGATATTATAATTTTACCGGGAAGTAAAAATACAATATCTGATTTAGAAAAATTAAAGGATAATGGAATTTATGATAAAATAAAAGAACTATATAACAAGGGAACATGCATAGTAGGGATATGTGGTGGTTTTCAGATGTTAGGAAGGGAGATTAGAGATCCTTTTAACATAGAAGGAGATAAAATTTCAACAAAAGGATTTGAGATTTTAGATATGATAACCACTATGGAAAAAATGAAATGCACTCAACAGAGTGAAAATAGAATAGTAGGTGATCTAAATGGGACAATATTAGCTGGTTGTGAAAATATTGTAGTTAAAGGTTATGAAATTCATCAAGGGGTTACAAATGGTAATGAAAAAAATCTTATTGAAAGTGAAAATTTATTATTTGTAGCTAAAGAGAATCTTTTTGCAACATATATACATGGTATTTTTGATAATGATAAATTTACTAGAACTTTTTTAAATAATATAAGAGAGAGAAAAGGATTAAAACTGTTAGAGGAAAAATTCTCTTTTTATGAATTTAAAGAGGGAGAGTATGATAAATTAGCGACCACTTTAAGAGAAAATTTAAATATAGAAGAGATATATAAAATTATGAGGGTAGAAAAATAA